In Suricata suricatta isolate VVHF042 chromosome 14, meerkat_22Aug2017_6uvM2_HiC, whole genome shotgun sequence, one DNA window encodes the following:
- the LRRC30 gene encoding leucine-rich repeat-containing protein 30, which produces MGAKPSSGHCNDRGPRRMVFLRGRQQFSPWDDTLLSGKDPRSLLKRGMRHISFSLVTKGMTDIPDFLWGLAEVQKLNLSHNQLRVLPPDVGRLSRLVVLNLCGNRLRSLPREISLLKSLKVLFVNMNCLTEVPAELSACRSLEVLSLSHNRLSQLPASLADLSRLRKLNLSNNYFAHIPVCVFALKDLDFLHVGSNRLENIAESIQCLVSLQIFIAESNNIHSFPRALCLLSGLELLNLNNNDIQTLPNELYLLWRLGRIAWNPMDKGLHISHNPLSKPLPELVEGGLEVLFGYLKDKKHS; this is translated from the coding sequence atgggggCCAAGCCGTCAAGCGGCCACTGCAATGACAGGGGCCCGAGGAGGATGGTGTTCCTGCGCGGGAGGCAGCAATTCTCCCCGTGGGATGACACCCTGCTCTCGGGGAAGGACCCCCGGTCCCTGCTGAAGCGGGGCATGCGCCACATCAGCTTCAGCCTGGTCACCAAGGGAATGACAGACATCCCCGACTTTCTGTGGGGCTTGGCTGAGGTCCAGAAACTCAATCTGTCCCACAACCAGCTCAGGGTTCTCCCACCCGACGTGGGGAGGCTGAGCCGCCTGGTGGTCCTGAACCTTTGTGGGAACCGCCTGCGGAGCCTGCCTCGAGAAATCAGCCTCCTCAAGAGCCTGAAGGTGCTGTTCGTGAACATGAACTGCCTGACAGAGGTGCCGGCAGAGCTGAGCGCCTGCAGGAGCCTGGAGGTCCTGAGCCTGTCGCACAACCGCCTCTCCCAGCTCCCCGCCAGCCTCGCCGACCTCTCCCGACTCAGGAAGCTGAACCTGAGCAACAACTATTTTGCTCACATCCCCGTTTGCGTGTTTGCGCTCAAGGACCTGGACTTCCTGCACGTGGGCTCCAATCGCCTGGAAAACATCGCCGAGAGCATCCAGTGCCTGGTCAGCCTGCAGATCTTCATCGCAGAAAGCAACAACATCCACTCCTTCCCTCGGGCGCTCTGCCTGCTCAGCGGCCTGGAGCTGCTGAACTTGAACAACAATGACATCCAGACCCTCCCGAATGAGCTCTACCTGCTGTGGAGGCTGGGGCGGATTGCTTGGAATCCCATGGACAAAGGGCTCCACATTTCTCACAACCCGTTATCCAAGCCTCTGCCGGAGCTGGTGGAGGGGGGCCTGGAAGTGCTCTTCGGTTACCTGAAGGACAAAAAGCACAGCTGA